The following proteins are encoded in a genomic region of Debaryomyces hansenii CBS767 chromosome G complete sequence:
- a CDS encoding DEHA2G11176p (similar to uniprot|P12687 Saccharomyces cerevisiae YNL005C MRP7 Mitochondrial ribosomal protein of the large subunit), producing MSFIKQVGKLIRPNDYSSSIFQTSFLNNVIQVRTATKRAAGSKTNKNDSAGRRLGPKAYEGHFVKPGQIIMRQRGTKIHPGENVDIGKDHTIFAIEPGYVRFYYDPFHPLRKYVGIALRKDLNLPTPHFSPRVRRFGYEKITDPAEAEKEENHMSRKEFLQQPELEKTRQEQQNQEEQRASAFRNALSSQFNLDLSEADFQLALNRLLNISQLTNVGQTLEDAEVQSTYNYVFDLKLSCKRGEMTSEEFSNLKMHYIQFAENFDKKVTIDAQGNPCTYVTPEAKKENQNEILSKLENEFSNRVISEKDKETIFDLIMTPGIYNLSQQSYLKDRFLPSVLPTTVKETVVEDVDPKKPPKGVIVTRIFDEETKQIKVIGRTKEAYIGQTDLDKSLA from the coding sequence ATGTCGTTTATAAAACAGGTGGGTAAATTGATACGTCCTAATGATTATAGCTCTAGCATCTTTCAAACCTCgtttttaaataatgtaaTTCAGGTTCGTACTGCAACAAAAAGAGCTGCAGGTTCGAAGACCAATAAGAATGATTCTGCTGGTAGAAGATTAGGTCCTAAAGCCTATGAAGGTCATTTTGTTAAACCGGgtcaaattattatgaGACAAAGAGGTACTAAAATACATCCTGGTGAAAATGTTGATATCGGTAAAGATCATACTATTTTTGCTATAGAACCTGGTTACGTCCGTTTCTATTATGATCCATTCCATCCATTAAGAAAATATGTTGGTATTGCTTTAAGAAAGGACTTAAATTTACCAACTCCCCATTTCTCTCCTAGAGTTAGAAGATTTGGTTATGAAAAGATAACGGATCCAGCTGAAGCtgaaaaggaagaaaatcATATgtcaagaaaagaatttttaCAACAGCCCGAATTAGAAAAAACCAGACAAGAAcaacaaaatcaagaagaacaaagGGCTTCGGCTTTCAGAAACGCTTTATCGTCTCAATTTAATTTAGATTTGAGCGAGGCTGATTTTCAATTAGCATTAAATAGATTGTTGAACATCTCTCAATTGACCAACGTGGGTCAAACTTTGGAAGATGCAGAAGTACAATCTACGTACAACTATGTTTTcgatttgaaattatccTGCAAGAGAGGAGAAATGACTTCGGAggaattttcaaatttgaaaatgcaTTACATACAGTTTGCTGAAAACTTCGATAAAAAGGTAACCATAGATGCACAAGGTAACCCATGTACATATGTTACCCCTGAAGCCAAAAAAGAGAACCAAAATGAGATACTAAgtaaattagaaaatgaattctCCAATAGAGTAATTAGTGAAAAGGATAAAGAGAccatttttgatttaattatGACTCCTGGTATCTATAATCTTTCTCAACAATCCTATTTAAAGGACCGTTTCTTACCAAGTGTTTTGCCAACCACAGTTAAAGAGACTGTTGTGGAAGATGTAGATCCAAAAAAGCCACCTAAGGGGGTTATTGTAACTAGAAtctttgatgaagaaactaAACAGATCAAGGTAATAGGTAGGACTAAAGAAGCCTACATTGGGCAAACAGATTTAGATAAATCTCTTGCTTGA
- a CDS encoding DEHA2G11110p (similar to uniprot|P38746 Saccharomyces cerevisiae YHL014C YLF2 Putative GTP-binding protein), with protein sequence MNYFQKSLRYFSISSKALAKKKNAGVIKTKYLGRPSNNLTSGVVGLANVGKSTFFQAMTKTSLGTAANYPFATIDPVESLVIVESPKLNHLGQLYESQKNIPTILNILDIAGLTRNAASGEGLGNKFLSDIRQVDGIFQVVRGFRDDDIIHIEDNKVDPIRDMNIVTEELILKDLEFIETGIEKVGKLMKRPHIDKAQVQLEIDTLNRIQDLLYESRKISTGQWTDKEIDIINTYNFLTAKPTVYLLNVNEKDYVAQQNEFKQDVEQWIEDNCPNDILLMFSASYETKINECKTPEELNKFVALNNNKTSAKSDIVDKMRSCLNLISFYTCGPKEARQWSIREGSTMPEAAGLIHTDLQKTFISAQVYKFDDLVNLSPPFNEASLKNSGKQFKCGKNYIVQDGDVVIIKAGNAKAR encoded by the coding sequence atgaattactTTCAGAAGTCTTTAAGATATTTCAGTATATCATCTAAAGCATTGgcgaaaaagaagaatgcTGGTGTAATTAAAACCAAGTATTTGGGACGTCCAAGTAATAATTTGACTCTGGGTGTTGTCGGATTGGCAAACGTTGGTAAATCAACATTTTTCCAAGCCATGACCAAAACAAGTTTAGGCACAGCAGCGAATTATCCTTTCGCTACTATAGACCCTGTGGAATCATTAGTAATTGTAGAAAGCCCAAAACTAAATCATTTGGGCCAATTATATGAATCACAGAAAAATATTCCtacaattttgaatatactTGATATAGCTGGGTTAACCAGAAATGCAGCAAGTGGTGAAGGTTTGGGTAATAAGTTCTTATCTGATATAAGACAAGTTGATGGGATATTTCAGGTGGTGCGTGGCTTTAGggatgatgatattataCATATTGAAGACAATAAAGTTGATCCTATTCGTGATATGAATATTGTAACGGAAGAATTAATACTAAAAGATTTAGAATTTATCGAAACTGGAATAGAAAAAGTTGGGAAGTTAATGAAGAGACCACATATAGATAAAGCGCAGGTTCAATTAGAGATAGACACTTTAAACAGGATTCAAGATTTGTTGTACGAGAGTCGTAAAATATCAACTGGACAGTGGACGGATAAGGAGAtagatataattaatacttACAACTTTTTAACTGCTAAGCCAACTGTGTACTTGTTGAATGTCAACGAGAAAGATTATGTCGCTCAACAGAATGAATTCAAACAAGATGTTGAACAGTGGATAGAAGATAATTGTCCAAATGATATACTCTTAATGTTTTCAGCCTCGTATGAGActaaaataaatgaatgCAAAACTCCCGAAGAgttgaataaatttgtTGCTCTAAACAATAACAAAACGAGTGCAAAGTCTGACATAGTTGACAAGATGAGAAGTTGCTTAAACTTAATCTCATTCTATACGTGTGGTCCCAAAGAGGCAAGACAATGGTCAATTCGCGAGGGAAGCACAATGCCCGAGGCAGCTGGTTTAATTCATACTGATCTTCAGAAGACTTTTATTTCGGCACAGGTTTACAAGTTTGATGACTTAGTAAATTTATCCCCACCGTTTAACGAAGCATCGCTAAAAAATAGTGGTAAGCAATTTAAATGTGGTAAGAACTATATAGTACAAGATGGAGATGTAGTGATTATCAAGGCTGGTAATGCAAAGGCTCGATAA
- a CDS encoding DEHA2G11198p (similar to uniprot|P25560 Saccharomyces cerevisiae YCL001W RER1 Protein involved in retention of membrane proteins including Sec12p in the ER) has translation MAIDFSSKQIQDNPAYQEYVKLGVTYQKYVDQSVPYTFNRWVGFGVAFALFLLRIVYVQGWYIICYALGIYLLNLFLAFLTPKFDPSLEQEMKNESIEEGLPEDEPEDEEFKPFIRRLPEFKFWYNAIRATILSLFLSFFTIFDIPVFWPILLMYFVILFALTMRKQIQHMVKYKYLPFDFGKTKYRSRS, from the coding sequence ATGGCAATTGATTTCTCTTCAAAGCAAATTCAGGATAATCCTGCTTACCAAGAATATGTTAAACTTGGAGTAACGTACCAAAAATATGTGGATCAATCAGTTCCGTACACTTTCAATAGATGGGTTGGATTTGGTGTTGCGTTTGCATTATTTTTACTTCGTATTGTCTACGTCCAGGGCTGGTATATTATATGTTATGCATTGggtatttatttattgaactTGTTCTTGGCGTTTTTAACGCCAAAGTTTGATCCTTCTTTGGAACAggaaatgaaaaatgaatcaattgaagaaggttTACCAGAAGATGAACCAGAAGACGAGGAATTTAAGCCATTTATCAGAAGATTGCCAGAATTTAAGTTCTGGTATAATGCTATAAGAGCCACCATTTTATCATTGTTCTTGTCTTTTTTTACTATTTTTGATATCCCAGTTTTCTGGCCAATATTATTGATGTATTTCGTTATTTTATTTGCGTTAACTATGAGAAAACAAATCCAACACATGGTtaagtataaatatttaccaTTTGACTTTGGAAAGACTAAGTATAGATCCAGGTCCTAG
- a CDS encoding DEHA2G11220p (similar to uniprot|P33338 Saccharomyces cerevisiae YNL243W SLA2 Transmembrane actin-binding protein involved in membrane cytoskeleton assembly and cell polarization), whose amino-acid sequence MSRAEVDLQVSVKKACSTDEVPPKRKHVRACIVYTWDHKNSRAFWNAVKIQPLQSDEVQLFKALIMIHKVLQEGHPNTLKDAYRNRDFLSSLSTVFPNDGLSYGRLINQYDRFILEKLDFHRNNPGFNGIFEYEEYISLRAVNDPNEGYESILQLMDLQDSIKDLQLLIFSTIHKTPKNLCKVSALVPLIAESYGIYKFCTSMLRAMYQQLGADEALSVLFERFDSQHFMLRDFYTDCHAIKFLTSLVTIPRLSNNPPNLQVTDDGKPVTPSRPRSATVESTPQLSSQPTSSYEPPAEAPPPVDSIFLQQTGIFDQQQQEQQQVQRDLELKRQQQMQDQMQQQHIFEEQQRQQERRFLEEQQLLQRQQTQQHQSRVTELEHDLLMFKNQYDNDQQLLQQYDTRVKNLETELMNLNSTATQQVSSKDEQITNLEQQINNWTKKYESLAKLYSQLRQEHLNLLAKFKKIQQKINSAQESIMKKEKFEKDLKAKNIELADLIRERDRARLDLDRVKATKDQDIEKLQAELRELNSQVNESGKLQSLNLSSIISKHQNEMDQLKKQLSVRDKDLSNLGNNNLQEKLKEKEMDLEIAQESLDSALRELAISKNDQEDIVNAQIDHIIISNISKLRKLVDILLANNIKRIQDTKYELASPMQAGNLNSSPEHLLSIVEISSDMATDFATTFNTFIVDEKHSYNDDNSSYSGIILKGSELTTAVNDLMLNAKGISRSLSKDDEDSILKYVSNVLVSTEAFFFNLSSDSLSKVEDEDGKIDKVIDCNLQVQNDLQLLGNYVDTLRSTHGINFSSGNLEDLVKNEMEQTANTVDLASKFLKDLLQNPNIKSGNFEIHETLLSAAMAVTNAVALLIQAATESQREIVSKGMGSQSRTEFYKKNNRWTEGLISASKAIAGATNVLIQTADGVLKEKNSHEQLIVASNEVAASTAQLVAASRVKANFVSHTQDNLEVASSKVSNACKLLVAKVQQFLSDDENTKNDIDLSKLTPYEGKTVEMEQQVEILKLENMLNSARKRLGEIRKHGYKDDDSDDEN is encoded by the coding sequence ATGAGTCGTGCTGAAGTTGACTTACAAGTTAGTGTCAAGAAGGCATGTAGTACAGATGAAGTTCCCCCAAAGAGAAAACATGTTAGAGCATGTATCGTGTACACTTGGGATCATAAGAACTCTCGTGCATTTTGGAATGCTGTGAAAATTCAACCTTTACAAAGTGATGAAGTTCAATTATTCAAGGCTTTGATTATGATACACAAAGTTCTACAAGAAGGACATCCTAATACTTTAAAGGATGCGTACCGTAATAGAGActttttatcatcattaagTACTGTTTTTCCTAATGACGGCCTTTCGTATGGAAGATTGATCAATCAATATGATAGGTTTATCTTAGAGAAGTTGGACTTCCATAGAAATAACCCAGGGTTCAATGGGATTTTTGAATACGAAGAGTATATTTCATTGAGAGCAGTCAATGACCCGAATGAAGGTTACGAATCGATTCTACAATTAATGGATTTACAGGATCTGATTAAAgatttacaattattaatttttctgaCAATTCATAAAACACCAAAAAATTTGTGTAAAGTCAGTGCTTTGGTTCCTTTGATTGCAGAATCATATGGgatttataaattttgtaCATCAATGTTGAGAGCTATGTATCAACAGTTAGGAGCAGACGAAGCATTGTCTGTTCtctttgaaagatttgaTTCTCAGCATTTTATGCTTCGGGATTTTTATACCGACTGTCATGCCATTAAGTTTTTAACTAGTTTGGTCACAATTCCACGGTTATCAAACAACCCTCCTAACTTGCAAGTAACTGATGATGGCAAGCCTGTTACTCCATCAAGGCCAAGGTCTGCTACAGTTGAAAGTACGCCGCAGTTATCTTCTCAGCCCACTTCATCTTATGAACCGCCTGCAGAAGCGCCCCCACCGGTTGATCTGATTTTCCTCCAACAAACTGGGATTTTTGACCAGCAACAACAGGAGCAACAGCAGGTTCAAAGAGATTTAGAATTGAAACGTCAACAACAAATGCAAGACCAAATGCAGCAGCAacatatttttgaagaacaaCAGCGTCAACAGGAGAGACGATTCTTAGAAGAACAACAACTTTTACAACGGCAACAAACTCAGCAACATCAGTCTCGTGTCACTGAATTAGAacatgatttattaatgttCAAGAATCaatatgataatgatcAACAACTATTACAACAATATGACACTCGTGTTAAAAACTTAGAGACCGAATTGATGAACTTGAATAGTACTGCTACTCAGCAAGTTTCATCAAAAGATGAGCAAATAACTAATTTGGAACAACAAATCAATAATTGGACCaaaaaatatgaatcaTTAGCTAAATTATATTCACAATTGCGTCAAGAACATCTAAATCTATTAgcaaaatttaaaaaaattcagcAAAAGATAAATAGTGCTCAAGAATCTATtatgaagaaagagaagtTTGAGAAGGACTTAAAGGccaaaaatattgaattggCTGACTTGATTCGTGAGCGTGATAGGGCAAGATTAGATTTGGACAGAGTTAAAGCGACGAAAGATCaggatattgaaaagcTTCAAGCGGAATTAAGAGAATTAAATAGTCAAGTAAACGAATCAGGTAAGTTACaatctttgaatttatctTCCATAATTTCTAAACATCAAAATGAAATGGACcaattaaagaaacaattatCAGTCAGAGATAAAGACTTGAGTAATTTAGGTAACAATAACTTGCaagagaaattgaaagagaaagaaatgGACTTGGAGATTGCTCAAGAATCTTTAGATAGTGCATTGAGGGAACTTgcaatttcaaagaatgaCCAAGAAGATATTGTTAATGCTCAAATAGATCATATTATAATTAGCAATATTAGTAAACTTAGAAAATTGGTTGACATTCTCTTGGCTAAcaatatcaaaagaattcaagataCTAAATACGAACTTGCGTCTCCTATGCAAGCAGGAAACCTTAATTCTTCACCAGAACATTTATTATCCATTGTGGAAATTAGCTCAGACATGGCTACAGATTTTGCAACTACGTTCAATACTTTcattgttgatgaaaagcATAGTTACAATGACGATAACTCAAGCTATTCCGGTATCATTTTAAAAGGTTCTGAATTAACCACAGCGGTTAATGACTTAATGTTAAATGCGAAGGGTATTTCTAGAAGTCTTTCTaaagatgatgaggatAGTATCTTGAAATATGTGTCTAATGTGTTAGTTAGTACTGAAgcatttttctttaatttgaGTTCCGATTCCTTGAGTaaagttgaagatgaagatggaAAAATAGATAAAGTGATCGACTGTAATCTACAAGTGCAGAAtgatttacaattattagGTAATTATGTTGATACATTAAGATCCACGCATGGAATTAACTTCTCTCTGGGAAATTTGGAAGATTTagttaaaaatgaaatggaACAGACTGCTAACACCGTTGATCTtgcttcaaaatttttgaaggaCCTTTTACAAAATCCGAATATAAAAAGTGGTAACTTCGAAATTCACGAAACTTTATTATCTGCTGCAATGGCAGTCACAAACGCAGTCGCGTTATTGATCCAAGCGGCTACTGAATCACAAAGAGAAATCGTTAGTAAAGGAATGGGTTCCCAATCACGTACGGAATTCtacaagaaaaataatagatGGACTGAAGGTTTAATAAGTGCATCTAAGGCAATTGCTGGGGCCACTAATGTGTTAATTCAAACTGCAGATGGTGTtcttaaagaaaaaaattctcATGAACAGTTGATTGTAGCTTCAAACGAAGTTGCAGCTTCAACCGCCCAATTAGTTGCCGCATCCCGGGTTAAAGCAAACTTTGTATCGCATACCCAAGATAATTTGGAAGTAGCATCGAGCAAAGTATCAAATGCTTGTAAACTTTTAGTTGCGAAGGTACAACAGTTTTTGTCTGATGACGAAAATACAAAGAATGACATTGATTTAAGCAAGCTAACACCCTATGAGGGTAAGACTGTTGAAATGGAACAACAGGTtgagatattgaaattagaaaatatgTTGAACTCTGCAAGAAAGAGGTTGGGAGAAATTCGAAAGCATGGCTATAAAGATGATGACAGTGATGACGAAAATTAA
- a CDS encoding DEHA2G11088p (similar to uniprot|P25578 Saccharomyces cerevisiae YCL004W PGS1 Phosphatidylglycerolphosphate synthase), with protein MFQIIRRVQNNPTGSKRMISSLYNYLFPQANEVHVRNYSTNNPIISDEIADSFHPKLKTIFQQLDSIAPRFVLNKGDIQILTHPVEFYESLKEKITNSKSRVFLSSLYFGKSQHELVECIDNAMSKNEDLQVFILIDSLRGTREAPKHASSASILVPLVEKFGKHRIDIRMYHTPQLNGLTKSWTPKRINEGWGLQHMKLYGFDDEILLSGANLSEDYFTNRQDRYYIFKNKDLTDYYYDIHNAVSSLSYQLLPSTKNEQGFRLSWPTSNNSCEPHMNMQRFISDSSFLLEPLLKQHKLKSFDEFEDTNKFDTIVYPISQLTPLLQPNNDQSTEKPAILRLLSYLDSPKIKWWFTAGYFNMLPQIQDRLINGKAPGVVITASSQANSFYKSPGLSYYIPQAYLLCAKRFLEEIHRRGKQDLITLKEWKNGIVNTVDGWSYHAKGLWITVPEEDEPSVTVIGSSNYTKRAYSLDLESNAIIITKDPELKHQMKGEVDNLLSHVETLDLSAFEPKLQTSSRVETDENGERFESKPVYEVDEDRKISRRTYLAVKFFGDKL; from the coding sequence ATGTTTCAGATTATAAGAAGAGTTCAAAATAATCCTACTGGTAGTAAAAGAATGATTCTGTCActttataattatttgtttcCTCAAGCGAATGAGGTGCATGTTAGGAATTATTCGACTAATAATCCCATAATTTCTGATGAAATAGCAGATAGCTTTCATCCGAAGTTAAAGACTATTTTCCAGCAACTAGATTCTATTGCTCCAAGGTTTGTATTAAACAAAGGTGATATCCAGATTTTAACTCATCCAGTGGAGTTCTATGAGagtttgaaagaaaaaatcaCCAACTCAAAATCCAGAGTATTTTTAAGTTCGTTATATTTTGGTAAGAGCCAACATGAATTAGTTGAATGCATTGACAATGCAATGAGTAAAAACGAGGATTTGCaagtatttatattgattgATTCGTTGAGAGGAACGAGAGAGGCGCCTAAACATGCTTCTTCGGCCAGCATATTAGTGCCCTTAGTAGAAAAATTTGGTAAACATAGAATCGATATAAGAATGTATCACACGCCACAATTAAATGGATTAACTAAAAGCTGGACTCCAAAGAGAATTAATGAAGGTTGGGGATTACAACATATGAAATTGTATGGATTTGATGACGAAATTTTGTTAAGTGGTGCAAACTTATCAGAGGATTACTTTACAAACAGACAAGATCgctattatatttttaagaATAAGGATTTGACggattattattatgataTCCATAATGCTGTATCGTCTTTGTCATACCAATTATTACCTTCAACCAAAAATGAACAAGGATTTAGATTATCATGGCCAACATCTAATAATTCCTGCGAACCTCATATGAACATGCAAAGGTTTATTAGTGATTCATCGTTCTTGTTAGAACCTTTGTTAAAGCAGCATAAGTTAAAGTCATTTGACGAATTTGAAGATACTAATAAATTCGATACAATTGTATATCCTATTTCTCAACTAACTCCTTTGTTACAACCTAATAATGACCAATCTACAGAAAAACCAGCAATTTTGAGGTTGTTGTCTTATTTGGATTCCCCAAAAATTAAGTGGTGGTTTACAGCTGGTTATTTTAATATGTTGCCTCAAATTCAAGATCGTCTTATAAATGGAAAAGCTCCCGGAGTAGTAATAACTGCATCATCGCAAGCAAATTCTTTCTACAAATCTCCAGGATTGTCATATTATATACCACAGGCATACTTATTATGTGCTAAGAGGTTTTTAGAAGAGATCCATCGTAGGGGAAAACAAGATTTGATTACATTGAAGGAATGGAAGAATGGTATTGTCAATACCGTTGATGGTTGGTCATATCATGCGAAGGGCTTATGGATAACGGTCcctgaagaagatgaacCATCGGTAACTGTTATTGGTTCCTCAAATTATACGAAGAGAGCTTACCTGTTAGATTTAGAAAGTAATGCTATAATAATTACTAAAGACCCGGAATTAAAACATCAGATGAAAGGGGAAGTTGATAACCTATTATCTCATGTTGAAACATTAGACCTAAGTGCATTTGAACCAAAGTTACAAACCAGTTCAAGAGTAGAAACTGACGAAAATGGAGAACGCTTTGAATCTAAACCAGTATACGAGGTAGATGAAGATAGAAAAATCAGC